From one Pempheris klunzingeri isolate RE-2024b chromosome 5, fPemKlu1.hap1, whole genome shotgun sequence genomic stretch:
- the appl2 gene encoding DCC-interacting protein 13-beta, which translates to MPAVHHKLLLEDALQDSPQTRSLLSVFEEDAGMLTDYTNQLLQSMQRVFGAQSEMGLATDQLSKQLLEYEKKNFALGKGDEEVITTLQNFAKTVGELNSLHSELANQMADSMVFPLIQFREKDLTEISTLKEIFGIATDEHEAAMVKYSRLPKKKENEKLKSDLVKEVAYTRRKQHQASLQYYCALNALQYRKRVAMLEPMLGYTQAQISFFKKGFELVSKKMDNFLSSVSNMTQNIQAQLDAEAEAMRVSQRELLSVEDTVYMPDKDTEPVNRTLIQKAGYLNIRNKTGLVTTAWDRLYFFTQGGNLMCQPRGAVAGGMVLDLDNSSVMAVECEDRRYCFQITSPSGKTSMILQAESKREYEEWICTVNNISRQIYLTDNPEAVAIRLNQTAIQAVTPITSFEKRPEGSPNPDRAKPGGIHAAGSDSQKTGAAPEPEDLIAPGTPIQFDIMLPASEFQDQNRAGGRRTNPFGETDDDCSTESDDSLLQQVFAVRFLGSMAVRCGNGQEVIYEAMRQVLAARAIHNIFRTTESHLMVTSSSLRLIDPQTQVTRISFQLGEVCQFAAHQENGRLMGFVVEGRDWSDGDEEGEPSFSTFVFESNTEGEKICYTISLAKDITEAKKDPEALAQLMKNMPLTNDGKFLLLEPETGDTTNGAGQEDLESEA; encoded by the exons ATGCCGGCCGTACATCACAAACTGCTCCTGGAGGACGCCTTACAGGACAGTCCTCAG ACTCGCTCCTTGCTCAGTGTGTTTGAGGAAGATGCTGGGATGCTTACAGACTACACCAACCAGCTGCTTCAGTCGATGCAGCGGGTGTTTGGAGCCCAG AGTGAGATGGGCTTGGCCACAGACCAGCTCTCAAAGCAACTTCTGGAATATGAGAAGAAA AATTTTGCCCTTGGaaaaggtgatgaagaggtaATCACCACGCTGCAGAACTTCGCCAAAACTGTAGGGGAG CTGAACTCGCTCCACTCTGAGCTAGCCAATCAGATGGCCGACAGCATGGTCTTCCCCTTGATCCAGTTCAGAGAAAAAGACCTCACAG AGATAAGCACACTGAAGGAAATATTTGGCATCGCCACTGATG AGCATGAGGCAGCTATGGTTAAATACAGCCGATTGCCCAAGAAGAAGGAGAACGAGAAG CTGAAGTCAGACCTGGTGAAGGAGGTGGCCTACACTAGAAGAAAGCAGCACCAAGCCTCCCTGCAGTATTACTGCGCCCTCAACGCCCTTCAGTATCGCAAGAGAGTAGCTATGCTCGAACCAATGCTAGgctacacacaggcacag ATCAGCTTCTTCAAGAAAGGCTTTGAGCTGGTGTCAAAGAAGATGGACAACTTTCTGTCTTCTGTGTCCAACATGACACAAAA TATTCAGGCCCAGCTGGATGCAGAGGCGGAGGCCATGCGTGTGTCCCAGAGGGAGCTTCTGTCTGTGGAGGACACTGTCTATATGCCAGATAAGGACACTGAGCCTGTCAATCGCACACTCATCCAGAAGGCTGGCTACCTCAACATTAGGAA TAAAACAGGCCTTGTGACTACAGCATGGGACAGGTTGTACTTCTTCACCCAGGGTGGGAACCTCATGTGCCAGCCACGTGGGGCGGTGGCGGGAGGCATGGTACTGGACCTGGACAACAGCTCCGTCATGGCTGTGGAGTGTGAGGACAGACGCTACTGTTTTCAGATAACATCCCCCTCAGGCAAAAC GTCAATGATTCTCCAAGCTGAGAGCAAACGGGAATATGAAGAA tgGATTTGCACTGTGAACAACATCTCCAGACAGATCTACCTGACTGACAACCCAGAG GCTGTGGCCATCCGACTGAACCAAACTGCCATCCAGGCAGTCACCCCCATCACCAGCTTTGAGAAGAGACCAGAGGGCTCGCCCAACCCTGACAG AGCGAAGCCAGGAGGCATACACGCTGCCGGCAGCGATTCCCAGAAGACGGGGGCTGCTCCGGAACCAGAGGACCTGATAGCCCCCGGGACACCCATTCAGTTTGACATCATGCTTCCGGCATCTGAGTTTCAGGACCAGAACAGGGCAGGGGGGAG GCGCACAAATCCATTTGGAGAAACAGACGATGACTGTTCAACAGAAAGTGACG ACTCCCTCCTGCAGCAGGTGTTCGCCGTGCGCTTCCTGGGATCAATGGCGGTGCGCTGCGGCAACGGTCAAGAGGTGATCTATGAGGCCATGAGGCAGGTTCTGGCTGCCCGAGCCATCCACAACATCTTCAGGACCACTGAGTCCCACCTCATGGTCACCAGCAGTAGCCTCAG GTTGATTGACCCTCAGACTCAAGTTACAAGAATAAGT TTCCAGCTTGGAGAAGTGTGTCAGTTTGCAGCCCACCAAGAGAATGGGAGGCTGATGGGGTTCGTGGTTGAGGGCAGAGACTGGAGCGACGGCGATGAGGAGGGAGAGCCCTCGTTTAGCACCTTTGTGTTTGAGAGCAACACCGAGGGCGAAAAG ATTTGTTACACCATAAGCTTGGCGAAGGACATCACAGAAGCCAAGAAG GACCCAGAGGCCTTGGCCCAGCTGATGAAGAACATGCCTCTAACTAATGACGGCAAattcctgctgctggagcctGAGACGGGCGACACGACCAACGGAGCAGGACAAGAAGACCTGGAGTCTGAGGCCTAA